The Arachis hypogaea cultivar Tifrunner chromosome 14, arahy.Tifrunner.gnm2.J5K5, whole genome shotgun sequence genome has a segment encoding these proteins:
- the LOC112744129 gene encoding origin of replication complex subunit 5 isoform X3, whose translation MGYVEPIPVYFPDYTDADLCKILSRNQADSKLYSSFLDVALRSFFRVTRQVDELSTAFKPLYEKYCEPLSDKRVFPNGDKDKDMKRKLFSHINPHITSSLNEIFKVSSHPSAEVENSKEANLKVNQKKPERPEEIAKLDFHMSTSAKYLLISAFLASRNPATLDASLFDSKGGSDNRYRSIVSEDLALKLTAPLSSLLAFLCQNHPGSSARCPVSHVQGGSVSFSS comes from the exons ATGGGTTATGTGGAGCCTATCCCTGTATACTTTCCTGATTACACAGATGCTGATCTTTGCAAAATATTGTCGAGAAACCAAGCAGACTCGAAGCTGTATTCTTCATTCTTGGA TGTAGCTTTAAGGTCTTTCTTTAGGGTTACTAGGCAGGTTGATGAATTGTCCACTGCCTTCAAACCACTATACGAAAAATATTGTGAACCTTTAAGCGATAAAAGAGTCTTTCCTAATGGAGACAAAGACAAAGACATGAAGAGAAAGTTATTTAGTCATATCAATCCTCACATCACATCCTCTCTGAATGAGATATTTAAGGTTTCATCTCATCCTTCAGCTGAAGTTGAGAACTCCAAAGAGGCAAATCTGAAGGTGAATCAAAAGAAACCGGAGCGACCTGAAGAAATTGCCAAGCTAGACTTTCACATGTCTACGAGTGCAAAGTATCTTCTTATTTCAGCATTTCTTGCTTCCCGAAATCCAGCTACTCTTGATGCTTCACTTTTTGATTCCAAAGGAGGTTCTGATAATCGGTATCGGTCAATTGTATCAGAAGACTTGGCTTTGAAG CTCACGGCACCGCTCTCGTCGTTACTTGCATTTCTTTGCCAAAATCATCCAGGTTCCTCGGCAAGATGCCCAGTTTCACACGTTCAAGGAGGTTCGGTTTCGTTCTCTTCTTAA
- the LOC112744129 gene encoding origin of replication complex subunit 5 isoform X4 → MGYVEPIPVYFPDYTDADLCKILSRNQADSKLYSSFLDVALRSFFRVTRQVDELSTAFKPLYEKYCEPLSDKRVFPNGDKDKDMKRKLFSHINPHITSSLNEIFKVSSHPSAEVENSKEANLKVNQKKPERPEEIAKLDFHMSTSAKYLLISAFLASRNPATLDASLFDSKGGSDNRYRSIVSEDLALKLTAPLSSLLAFLCQNHPGSSARCPVSHVQGEVRE, encoded by the exons ATGGGTTATGTGGAGCCTATCCCTGTATACTTTCCTGATTACACAGATGCTGATCTTTGCAAAATATTGTCGAGAAACCAAGCAGACTCGAAGCTGTATTCTTCATTCTTGGA TGTAGCTTTAAGGTCTTTCTTTAGGGTTACTAGGCAGGTTGATGAATTGTCCACTGCCTTCAAACCACTATACGAAAAATATTGTGAACCTTTAAGCGATAAAAGAGTCTTTCCTAATGGAGACAAAGACAAAGACATGAAGAGAAAGTTATTTAGTCATATCAATCCTCACATCACATCCTCTCTGAATGAGATATTTAAGGTTTCATCTCATCCTTCAGCTGAAGTTGAGAACTCCAAAGAGGCAAATCTGAAGGTGAATCAAAAGAAACCGGAGCGACCTGAAGAAATTGCCAAGCTAGACTTTCACATGTCTACGAGTGCAAAGTATCTTCTTATTTCAGCATTTCTTGCTTCCCGAAATCCAGCTACTCTTGATGCTTCACTTTTTGATTCCAAAGGAGGTTCTGATAATCGGTATCGGTCAATTGTATCAGAAGACTTGGCTTTGAAG CTCACGGCACCGCTCTCGTCGTTACTTGCATTTCTTTGCCAAAATCATCCAGGTTCCTCGGCAAGATGCCCAGTTTCACACGTTCAAGGAG AGGTCAGAGAATAA
- the LOC112744129 gene encoding origin of replication complex subunit 5 isoform X1, whose amino-acid sequence MGYVEPIPVYFPDYTDADLCKILSRNQADSKLYSSFLDVALRSFFRVTRQVDELSTAFKPLYEKYCEPLSDKRVFPNGDKDKDMKRKLFSHINPHITSSLNEIFKVSSHPSAEVENSKEANLKVNQKKPERPEEIAKLDFHMSTSAKYLLISAFLASRNPATLDASLFDSKGGSDNRYRSIVSEDLALKLTAPLSSLLAFLCQNHPGSSARCPVSHVQGGSIKTTIQAGSALAFTSAFIDFRGQRIKHDSHKEYAAYNSALMKTIKGATTGLISGTIWVLLLPPGIMFLVLRETLLFRAS is encoded by the exons ATGGGTTATGTGGAGCCTATCCCTGTATACTTTCCTGATTACACAGATGCTGATCTTTGCAAAATATTGTCGAGAAACCAAGCAGACTCGAAGCTGTATTCTTCATTCTTGGA TGTAGCTTTAAGGTCTTTCTTTAGGGTTACTAGGCAGGTTGATGAATTGTCCACTGCCTTCAAACCACTATACGAAAAATATTGTGAACCTTTAAGCGATAAAAGAGTCTTTCCTAATGGAGACAAAGACAAAGACATGAAGAGAAAGTTATTTAGTCATATCAATCCTCACATCACATCCTCTCTGAATGAGATATTTAAGGTTTCATCTCATCCTTCAGCTGAAGTTGAGAACTCCAAAGAGGCAAATCTGAAGGTGAATCAAAAGAAACCGGAGCGACCTGAAGAAATTGCCAAGCTAGACTTTCACATGTCTACGAGTGCAAAGTATCTTCTTATTTCAGCATTTCTTGCTTCCCGAAATCCAGCTACTCTTGATGCTTCACTTTTTGATTCCAAAGGAGGTTCTGATAATCGGTATCGGTCAATTGTATCAGAAGACTTGGCTTTGAAG CTCACGGCACCGCTCTCGTCGTTACTTGCATTTCTTTGCCAAAATCATCCAGGTTCCTCGGCAAGATGCCCAGTTTCACACGTTCAAGGAG GGAGCATCAAAACCACAATTCAGGCTGGGTCAGCATTGGCATTCACCTCTGCATTTATTGATTTCAGAGGTCAGAGAATAAAACATGATTCTCATAAGGAGTATGCTGCCTACAACTCTGCATTGATGAAAACTATTAAGGGTGCAACAACTGGTTTAATTTCTGGCACCATCTGGGTACTGTTGTTGCCACCTGGAATCATGTTCCTCGTGTTGAGAGAAACGTTGCTCTTCCGGGCCTCATAA
- the LOC112744129 gene encoding origin of replication complex subunit 5 isoform X2 → MWSLSLYTFLITQMLIFAKYCRETKQTRSCILHSWTLRSFFRVTRQVDELSTAFKPLYEKYCEPLSDKRVFPNGDKDKDMKRKLFSHINPHITSSLNEIFKVSSHPSAEVENSKEANLKVNQKKPERPEEIAKLDFHMSTSAKYLLISAFLASRNPATLDASLFDSKGGSDNRYRSIVSEDLALKLTAPLSSLLAFLCQNHPGSSARCPVSHVQGGSIKTTIQAGSALAFTSAFIDFRGQRIKHDSHKEYAAYNSALMKTIKGATTGLISGTIWVLLLPPGIMFLVLRETLLFRAS, encoded by the exons ATGTGGAGCCTATCCCTGTATACTTTCCTGATTACACAGATGCTGATCTTTGCAAAATATTGTCGAGAAACCAAGCAGACTCGAAGCTGTATTCTTCATTCTTGGA CTTTAAGGTCTTTCTTTAGGGTTACTAGGCAGGTTGATGAATTGTCCACTGCCTTCAAACCACTATACGAAAAATATTGTGAACCTTTAAGCGATAAAAGAGTCTTTCCTAATGGAGACAAAGACAAAGACATGAAGAGAAAGTTATTTAGTCATATCAATCCTCACATCACATCCTCTCTGAATGAGATATTTAAGGTTTCATCTCATCCTTCAGCTGAAGTTGAGAACTCCAAAGAGGCAAATCTGAAGGTGAATCAAAAGAAACCGGAGCGACCTGAAGAAATTGCCAAGCTAGACTTTCACATGTCTACGAGTGCAAAGTATCTTCTTATTTCAGCATTTCTTGCTTCCCGAAATCCAGCTACTCTTGATGCTTCACTTTTTGATTCCAAAGGAGGTTCTGATAATCGGTATCGGTCAATTGTATCAGAAGACTTGGCTTTGAAG CTCACGGCACCGCTCTCGTCGTTACTTGCATTTCTTTGCCAAAATCATCCAGGTTCCTCGGCAAGATGCCCAGTTTCACACGTTCAAGGAG GGAGCATCAAAACCACAATTCAGGCTGGGTCAGCATTGGCATTCACCTCTGCATTTATTGATTTCAGAGGTCAGAGAATAAAACATGATTCTCATAAGGAGTATGCTGCCTACAACTCTGCATTGATGAAAACTATTAAGGGTGCAACAACTGGTTTAATTTCTGGCACCATCTGGGTACTGTTGTTGCCACCTGGAATCATGTTCCTCGTGTTGAGAGAAACGTTGCTCTTCCGGGCCTCATAA